The genomic DNA CCAGCCCGGCACAACCAAGACATCAGGGTTGAGCACATCCAATGCTTGGTAGAGAGAGCCGCGAAGCTGTTTTTGGGGGATAGCCCAGTAGTCGAGTTTGGGGAACAGGGTCAGACTCTGAAAGGCGCGAGGCGACTTTTCTTCTGGCCATTCATAGTCATGTTGAGAGGAGGAAATTTCGATGGAGGAGAGCGAGTGGCCTGCATCACGACCTAAAACAGCGGTGCGTTGCAGTCGAGCCTCATGAAACGGGGAGAACTTCGCATAGAGGATGGTCGCCTTCAAGAGGGATCACCGTCCAGGGAGCGGTCTCCTCGCGGTGATTGCCATGCCTCGAGCGGGCGTTCGCTGAATATCGGTCATGCCCGCGCGCGTGAGGCTTTTTCGAACATCCTTCTCGCGTTGGCTTATTTCGTACTTGGCAGAATATGAGTCAAAGGTGTCCAGGGTCGTCCAATGCCACGATTGCTTCAGAGTCAACCGCCCCCACCAGATCCTGGGTGATATCGGTAGTAAGGGCTGGAGTTTTTTCAGGATCGGAATGAATGACATAGGAAGCGCCACCGGAAAGAAAAAGCAGACCAGGAGGAGACTTATAGCCCAGTTTGCTTTCCGTGGAAGTCTCTGTGTCACGACACGGATGTAATTTCGGATCATCAGGAATCTGTACCAGCGCTTCTCGTAGATCCAGTAGGCGAGAGAGCCGCCTGGCTTGAGGAATGGTGGGAGTGCTTCCATGGCTTCCTTTGGATCGGGAGTGTGCTGGAGCACTCCGAGGGAATAGATCCTGTCAAAGGCTTGAGGGCGAAAAGGAAGCTTGTAAAGGGAAGCCTGGACGACATCTATTTCTGCTCCGATCTCGGTCATCGTTCTGCTGCAGGCCTCTACGGCGCCGGGGGCAAGATCAATTGCGACGACTCTTGCCCCCCACTTCGCAGCTATAGCGCTAAACCGCCCGGAGCCACAGCCTACATCGAGAACCAAAGCGTCTTTGACTCCCTCGGGATTCCATCCGGTTTCTACACGAAACCGGTTTTCGGACTCGCGTGTCCCGTTCAATTGGTCAACTTGGGTTCTCCGGAACTTCTCCCATTGCCAGCCAAAGTTGCCGACGTAGTCAGCTTCCGTGGAAGCGAAGCGCGGTATGCCGTTGATGATTTGATAGACGCGATTACAAAAGGCGCATTGTAATGAGCCGCTTTGAATAGGGTCAATCGGGTGGGCATCCTTCAGGACAAGGGACGCGTGGCACTCAGGGCAGGCGAGGATTGCGAGCAAGCTACGATGCATGTGTGGTGTTGAATTGGATTAGGAAATATAAGTGGGTGACCCCCCCCCGGGTTTGATGGAGGG from Chloroflexota bacterium includes the following:
- a CDS encoding methyltransferase domain-containing protein; translated protein: MHRSLLAILACPECHASLVLKDAHPIDPIQSGSLQCAFCNRVYQIINGIPRFASTEADYVGNFGWQWEKFRRTQVDQLNGTRESENRFRVETGWNPEGVKDALVLDVGCGSGRFSAIAAKWGARVVAIDLAPGAVEACSRTMTEIGAEIDVVQASLYKLPFRPQAFDRIYSLGVLQHTPDPKEAMEALPPFLKPGGSLAYWIYEKRWYRFLMIRNYIRVVTQRLPRKANWAISLLLVCFFFPVALPMSFIPILKKLQPLLPISPRIWWGRLTLKQSWHWTTLDTFDSYSAKYEISQREKDVRKSLTRAGMTDIQRTPARGMAITARRPLPGR